The following proteins come from a genomic window of Sorghum bicolor cultivar BTx623 chromosome 3, Sorghum_bicolor_NCBIv3, whole genome shotgun sequence:
- the LOC8073329 gene encoding protein root UVB sensitive 5, with protein sequence MLSTPAAGGRFRRGGLPWRLRPRSCLASPPSSSSGGGGEPEKARPLLAERYRDGVVKRYISDGNSKLQVHLEKHVSPVNAVEDENADSLIPQAIWDFVLPAGFPGSVSVDYLDYMLLQFPTNVTGWICHVLVTSSLLKAVGVGSFTGTSAAASAAAIRWVSKDGIGAFGRLLIGGRFGALFDDDPKKWRMYADIIGSAGSIFELMTPLYPGYFLPLASLGNLAKAVARGFKDPSFRVIQNHFAESGNLGEVAAKEEVWEVGAQLLGLSAGVLIMDTAGVKSSYLTLALTWLSVRLLHLWLRYQSLSVLKFRTINLKRGRILVRSHVAQHTVPGYVACNEEENILTWERFLRPQISFGVPMERMLGGDESSDMVDRLLKLYKNEKYILFFEQFGSRDPTFLVTFKESATSMSVLRSLWQAHWLHKNQLRQDGVFPWLEESLVALENGFTDFLGQMGSAGWDQNLIILKVPKEPVLVLEHLDQEG encoded by the exons ATGCTCTCCACACCCGCTGCAGGCGGGCGCTTCCGCCGGGGAGGTCTGCCCTGGAGGCTTCGTCCGCGCTCCTGCCTGGCGTCGCCGCCGTCctccagcagcggcggcggcggcgaaccTGA AAAAGCGAGGCCTTTGCTCGCGGAGAGGTACCGGGACGGCGTCGTCAAGAG ATATATATCGGATGGCAATTCTAAGCTACAAGTTCATTTGGAGAAGCATGTATCTCCGGTGAACGCTGTGGAAGATGAGAATGCAGATTCTTTGATCCCCCAGGCTATTTGGGACTTTGTGCTTCCAGCCGGGTTTCCAG gTTCTGTTTCGGTTGACTACCTGGACTACATGTTGTTGCAGTTCCCAACAAATGTGACAGGTTGGATCTGTCATGTATTGGTGACATCAAGTCTTTTGAAG gctGTAGGTGTTGGATCTTTTACTGGAACTTCTGCAGCTGCATCTGCTGCTGCTATCAG ATGGGTATCAAAGGATGGCATTGGGGCTTTTGGGCGTCTTCTCATTG GTGGACGCTTTGGAGCGCTCTTCGATGATGACCCAAAGAAGTGGAGGATGTATGCAGATATCATTGGAAGTGCTGGAAG CATATTTGAGCTAATGACTCCACTGTATCCGGGTTACTTCCTCCCACTTGCATCATTGGGGAATCTTGCAAAG GCCGTAGCAAGAGGATTTAAAGATCCTTCCTTTCGAGTTATCCAAAATCACTTTGCAGAATCTGGAAATCTTGGAGAGGTTGCTGCAAAG GAGGAAGTATGGGAAGTAGGAGCTCAGCTTTTAGGCCTTTCAGCCGGTGTACTTATTATG GATACCGCAGGTGTAAAGTCATCATACTTAACTCTTGCTTTAACTTGGCTGAGTGTTCGTCTTCTACATCTTTGGTTGCGCTATCAGTCCCTAtcagttctcaagttccgcaca ATAAACCTAAAACGTGGCCGGATCCTTGTGAGATCACATGTTGCACAACATACTGTTCCTG GTTATGTTGCTTGCAATGAGGAAGAAAACATTTTAACATGGGAAAGATTCTTGCGTCCACAAATTTCTTTTGGTGTGCCCATGGAAAGAATGCTTGGTGGTGATGAATCCAGTGACATG GTGGATAGATTATTGAAGTTGTACAAGAATGAGAAGTATATCCTCTTCTTTGAGCAGTTTGGATCAAGGGACCCAACATTTCTGGTTACTTTCAAG GAGTCGGCAACAAGCATGTCAGTCCTAAGGAGCCTGTGGCAAGCACATTGGCTTCACAAGAATCAGCTAAGGCAGGATGGGGTTTTCCCTTGGTTAGAAGAGAGCCTAGTTGCATTGGAGAATGGATTTACTGACTTCCTCGGACAAATGGGGAGCGCTGGCTGGGATCAGAACCTAATCATATTGAAAGTGCCAAAAGAGCCCGTCTTGGTGTTGGAACATCTAGACCAAGAGGGGTGA
- the LOC8060825 gene encoding protein SGT1 homolog, with protein sequence MATPCNELEHKAREAFVDDDFALAAALYTQAIAAGPPTAALYADRAQAYTKIGDFAAAAADAARAVELDPAMARAHLRRAHACVKLEQYDAARAAVEAGAALSPGDARFARLMKEIDGKAPKPMETDASPAVAVATAAPVPVPAPAEKPKYRHDFYNSAAEVVVTVFAKGVAPEHVAVEFGEQMLSVSVEVPGEAAYHLQPRLFGKIVPDKCRFAVLSTKIEVRLAKAEPGTTWTSLEFTDKPKFTAAASPVASGGGGAQRPCYPSSSSRGRKKDWDKVEAQVKKEEKEEKLDGDAAANRFFQDIFGNADEDMRRAMMKSFQESNGTVLSTDWKDVGSKKIEPSPPEGMHLRKWEY encoded by the coding sequence ATGGCGACGCCCTGCAATGAGCTGGAGCACAAGGCGAGGGAGGCCTTCGTGGACGACGACTTCGCACTCGCCGCCGCGCTCTACACGCAGGCCATCGCAGCGGGCCCGCCGACCGCCGCGCTCTACGCCGACCGCGCCCAGGCCTACACCAAGATTGGCGACTTCGCGGCGGCTGCCGCGGACGCCGCCCGCGCCGTCGAGCTCGACCCCGCCATGGCCCGGGCGCACCTCCGCAGAGCCCACGCCTGCGTCAAGCTGGAGCAGTACGACGCCGCCAGGGCCGCCGTCGAGGCCGGCGCCGCCCTGTCCCCCGGCGACGCGCGGTTCGCCAGGCTGATGaaagagatcgacggcaaggcGCCCAAGCCGATGGAGACCGACGCGAGCCCCGCTGTCGCCGTCGCCACCGCCGCGCCCGTGCCCGTGCCTGCTCCCGCTGAGAAGCCCAAGTACAGGCACGACTTCTACAACAGCGCGGCGGAGGTGGTGGTGACCGTGTTCGCCAAGGGCGTGGCGCCGGAGCACGTCGCGGTGGAGTTCGGCGAGCAGATGCTGAGCGTCTCCGTCGAGGTCCCCGGCGAGGCGGCGTACCACCTGCAGCCCCGCCTGTTCGGCAAGATCGTCCCCGACAAGTGCAGGTTCGCCGTGCTCTCTACCAAGATCGAGGTCCGCCTCGCCAAGGCGGAGCCGGGGACGACGTGGACGTCGCTGGAGTTCACCGACAAGCCCAAGTTCACCGCCGCGGCGTCACCGgtggcgagcggcggcggcggcgcccagaGGCCGTGCtacccgtcgtcgtcgtccaggGGCAGGAAGAAGGATTGGGACAAGGTCGAGGCGCAGGTGAAGAAGGAAGAGAAGGAGGAGAAGCTGGACGGCGACGCGGCGGCCAACAGGTTCTTCCAGGACATCTTCGGCAACGCCGACGAGGACATGCGGCGGGCGATGATGAAATCGTTCCAGGAGTCCAATGGCACTGTGCTGTCCACCGACTGGAAGGACGTCGGCTCCAAGAAGATCGAGCCCAGCCCGCCGGAAGGCATGCATCTGCGCAAGTGGGAGTATTGA
- the LOC110433606 gene encoding uncharacterized protein LOC110433606 has protein sequence MGGLGEGYKKSISKSFSNSLAISFWAKHKIPSSNSLVKEVAIFSKVANFLPRTRKYPRAELGCHCEKLYRRYSRAREKPSRARFLSFACNKGSVQCKPPSLDSDVAIPFIFFDAIGVQVQRSCAAAVRLFVVKPGVRWAAGLMSQMGGRNGGWPPADGDLHQRPRVARRLLRDGTGYSRVRGYENYRSGCGPNI, from the exons atgggtgggctgGGAGAAGGCTACAAGAAGAGCATATCCAAGAGTTTCTCAAATTCACTTGCTATCTCTTTTTGGGCAAAACATAAAATTCCTTCCTCCAACAGCTTGGTAAAAGAGGTTGCTATCTTTAGCAAAGTTGCCAATTTTCTTCCTCGCACGCGCAAATATCCGCGCGCGGAGCTCGGTTGCCATTGCGAAAAGCTGTATCGACGCTACTCTCGCGCGCGCGAGAAGCCTTCCCGCGCGAGATTTCTATCGTTCGCGTGCAATAAAGGATCGGTCCAGTGCAAGCCGCCGTCCCTAGATAGCGACGTCGCCATTCCATTCATCTTCTTCGACGCGATTGGAGTCCAGGTCCAAAGAAGTTGCGCCGCCGCTGTTCGTCTCTTCGTCGTGAAGCCAGGAGTCAG ATGGGCAGCCGGCTTGATGTCGCAGATGGGCGGCCGCAATGGAGGATGGCCACCAGCCGACGGAGACCTGCACCAGCGGCCGAGAGTCGCGAGAAGACTCTTGCGCGACGGCACCGGCTATTCACGAGTTCGAGGATATGAAAATTATCGGTCAGGTTGTGGGCCTAATATTTAA
- the LOC8073330 gene encoding protein SUPPRESSOR OF K(+) TRANSPORT GROWTH DEFECT 1 isoform X2 produces MYSNFKEQAIEYVKQAVQEDNAGNYVKAFPLYMNALEYFKTHLKYEKNPKIKEAITAKFTEYLRRAEEIRAVLDEGGAGPGSNGGDAAVATRPKTKGKDNGDGGNGGDDSEQSKLRAGLNSAIITEKPNVKWNDVAGLESAKQALQEAVILPVKFPQFFTGKRRPWRAFLLYGPPGTGKSYLAKAVATEADSTFFRY; encoded by the exons ATGTATAGCAACTTCAAGGAGCAGGCGATCGAGTACGTCAAGCAGGCGGTCCAGGAGGACAATGCCGGCAATTACGTCAAGGCGTTCCCTCTCTACATGAACGCGCTCGAGTACTTCAAGACCCACCTCAAGTACGAGAAGAACCCCAAGATCAAGGAGGCCATCACCGCCAAGTTCACCGAGTACCTCCGCCGCGCCGAGGAGATCCGGGCGGTCCTCGATGAGGGCGGCGCGGGGCCGGGGtccaacggcggcgacgcggccgTCGCCACGCGCCCCAAGACCAAGGGCAAGGACAACGGGGACGGGGGCAACGGAGGGGATGACTCCGAGCAGTCCAAGCTGAGGGCGGGGCTCAACTCCGCCATCATCACCGAGAAGCCCAACGTCAAGTGGAACGACGTTGCCGGTCTCGAGAGCGCCAAGCAGGCGCTGCAGGAGGCAGTCATATTGCCCGTCAAGTTCCCGCAGTTCTTCACGG GCAAGCGGAGGCCTTGGAGGGCGTTTCTTTTGTATGGCCCCCCTGGAACAGGAAAGTCTTATTTGGCAAAAGCCGTCGCAACCGAGGCTGATTCAACATTTTTCAG ATATTGA
- the LOC8073330 gene encoding protein SUPPRESSOR OF K(+) TRANSPORT GROWTH DEFECT 1 isoform X1 has product MYSNFKEQAIEYVKQAVQEDNAGNYVKAFPLYMNALEYFKTHLKYEKNPKIKEAITAKFTEYLRRAEEIRAVLDEGGAGPGSNGGDAAVATRPKTKGKDNGDGGNGGDDSEQSKLRAGLNSAIITEKPNVKWNDVAGLESAKQALQEAVILPVKFPQFFTGKRRPWRAFLLYGPPGTGKSYLAKAVATEADSTFFSISSSDLVSKWMGESEKLVANLFQMARENAPSIIFIDEIDSLCGQRGEGNESEASRRIKTELLVQMQGVGHNDDKVLVLAATNTPYALDQAVRRRFDKRIYIPLPDLKARQHMFKVHLGDTPHSLTESDFESLARRTDGFSGSDIAVCVKDVLFEPVRKTQDAMFFFKADGDMWMPCGPKQPGAVQTTMQELASKGLAAKILPPPISRTDFEKVLSRQRPTVSKKDLEVHERFTKEFGEEG; this is encoded by the exons ATGTATAGCAACTTCAAGGAGCAGGCGATCGAGTACGTCAAGCAGGCGGTCCAGGAGGACAATGCCGGCAATTACGTCAAGGCGTTCCCTCTCTACATGAACGCGCTCGAGTACTTCAAGACCCACCTCAAGTACGAGAAGAACCCCAAGATCAAGGAGGCCATCACCGCCAAGTTCACCGAGTACCTCCGCCGCGCCGAGGAGATCCGGGCGGTCCTCGATGAGGGCGGCGCGGGGCCGGGGtccaacggcggcgacgcggccgTCGCCACGCGCCCCAAGACCAAGGGCAAGGACAACGGGGACGGGGGCAACGGAGGGGATGACTCCGAGCAGTCCAAGCTGAGGGCGGGGCTCAACTCCGCCATCATCACCGAGAAGCCCAACGTCAAGTGGAACGACGTTGCCGGTCTCGAGAGCGCCAAGCAGGCGCTGCAGGAGGCAGTCATATTGCCCGTCAAGTTCCCGCAGTTCTTCACGG GCAAGCGGAGGCCTTGGAGGGCGTTTCTTTTGTATGGCCCCCCTGGAACAGGAAAGTCTTATTTGGCAAAAGCCGTCGCAACCGAGGCTGATTCAACATTTTTCAG TATATCTTCTTCAGATCTGGTTTCAAAGTGGATGGGTGAAAGTGAGAAATTAGTTGCGAATCTTTTCCAAATGGCTCGTGAAAATGCCCCTTCCATtatcttcattgatgaaattgaTTCTTTATGCGGTCAACGTGGAGAAGGCAATGAAAGTGAAGCATCTAGGAGAATCAAGACTGAACTTCTTGTGCAAATGCAG GGTGTTGGTCATAATGATGATAAAGTTCTTGTTCTTGCTGCCACGAATACGCCATATGCTCTGGACCAG GCTGTGCGGCGAAGATTTGACAAGCGTATCTACATTCCGCTACCTGACTTGAAAGCAAGGCAGCATATGTTTAAG GTCCATCTCGGGGATACACCACATAGCTTAACTGAAAGTGATTTCGAGAGCTTGGCCCGTCGAACAGATGGGTTTTCTGGTTCTGATATTGCTGTTTGT GTTAAGGACGTGTTATTTGAACCTGTGCGCAAAACACAGGATGCCATGTTCTTCTTCAAGGCGGACGGTGACATGTGGATGCCATGTGGACCAAAGCAACCCGGCGCTGTACAGACCACCATGCAGGAGCTTGCATCCAAAGGCCTTGCTGCAAAG ATTCTTCCACCACCTATCTCAAGGACGGATTTTGAGAAGGTCCTGTCGAGGCAGAGGCCGACAGTTAGCAAGAAGGACCTGGAGGTGCACGAGAGGTTCACAAAGGAGTTCGGCGAGGAGGGCTGA